The genomic region GTCCCTCGGCGTACGGCGGCTCCGCGTAGACGACCGCGTACAGACGCACCAGCGCCGGAAACACGGCCGTGGCCGATCCGGCGTCGTACATGCTGTATCTGACAGGCATGGCAGCAACGGAGGCTAGGAGCGAATACGCTCGGCGAGATCAGTGAACGCGGGCCGGAATCGTTCCACCGTGGGTACCGCATCCATGACCTGAGCGGCCACTGAGTGCAGCGAGTGGTTGTGCAGGTGAGCCGGCAGCGCATCGAGTGTGTCGGCGGCGTGCCGCAATCCGTCGGGGATGTGCCCGCCACGGATCAGCCGGGCAGCCTGGTGCAGTTGCACCTGCGCACGTAACCGGGTCTGCGAGGCGGGATACAGGCCGAGGGCCAGATCCTGCGCGACCTCGGCGTCGGCCAGCCGGCCGGCGTGGGTGCACACCCACGATTCGGTGTGGTGGACCCGATGCTCCGGCCACCCCCACAGCGACTCCACGTCGCTCACGATCGTGGACGGCAACCGCGGAGCGAGGTCGACGAGTTGCCGCACCGTCGCCACCGCCTCCGCATGCCGCCCGGCCAACGAGAGGGCCTGGGCCCGGCCAGCGAGTAGCCCACACGCGGCTGACGTGGCCTGCCGACCCAACAGGGGCAGCACCTCGTCCGACAGGGTGACGACCGCCGATGGTGGACGTCCGTCGTAACAGCCGTTCACCACATCCCAAGCCCGCACCAACACCCGGGTCTCGGTGTCCTCGGACTGGTCGGCGATCCGATGGGCGGTCTGCCACCAGCGCCGGCCCATCAGAACCTGGCCCGACGCGACAAGGCTCAACGCGACGATGACGGACAGGCGCGCAGCAGCCCGCAGGAGACCAGGTCGACGCGCGCCAGGGTCGGCGGCAATCTGGTGTTGCAGCACCGTCAGGTCGGCACTCAAATGGGCCATCAACGCGGGACGGGGTTGCCGGTAGTAGCCGTGGCCGTAGTCAGCCGCAATCTGCTCCCACTCGTCGTGGCCGGGGGTCGCCGCGTCGCCGAGGCCGTGGCGAAGGGCCTCCAATCCGGCCAGGGGCGCGACGGCAGGGGCGGCGGCCAACGCCGTCATGGCACGCAGCATGGTGCGCCGGTGCAGGTCGGTGACACCGGCCCGCTCGCTCCGGTACGCCTCGACGAGCGCGCCGCCGGCGTGCAGTGCCCGTTCGCAGGCCGTGGCCAGCGCCTCGGTGGGGCGGCGGTCACCGCGTTCCACCTGGGAGATGTGGCTGTACTGGAAATGGATGATCGCACCGAGCTGTCGCAGGGACAGTCCAGCGCTCTCCCGATGCTGCCTGAGCAGCTTCCCGAAAGCGTCCATGGTCGGCTCCCAGCGTCTGCAGGAGCGTGTGCACACCGCGCACGCCTGCCGTATGGGCAGCATATCGGCCAATCTCGACCTGTCAGCCCACCTGGCACAGCAGCGTCCAGCGGGAGTAACGGGAACTGTCGCTCCCGTGCAGGTGGTGCCCATATCCCCCTGCCCTCGGAGCCGAGCATGACCGACAGCCTTCATGTGCCTGCGGGCACCCTGCTGCACCTGCTGGCATGGGAGATCACCCCCAATCCCACCAACCGCGACGAACTGGTGTGGACGGTGGTCGTAGACCAGCAGCCGGTCGGCGGCACGGTGCGGATGCGAGGGCACACGTGTGCTGGCCCCGTACCGGGCTGTGCCGGCGGGTGGTGCTTCGAAGCGCAGGTCTCGGTCGCGGCGGTCCGCGCCAACATGGGTGGAGCCCGGTGACTGCACCCGCCGCCCAACTACTGGCCCGCTGGTGGCGAATCCTGGCTGAGCATGAGCAGCGACACGGGCGATGCCCGATCTGCGGCACCCGCGCACAGTGCTGGGAACGGGCGGGAGCGTTCGCGAATCTGATCGCGCACGACGCTTACCATGTGCGCCCGCCGTCACCGCGTTCCGAAGCCGGCGGGTCACCGCCAGCCGCGTCCCCAACCTCCATGGCAGAACACCTAGCACGACGACAGCTTGAGGCCGATCAATGACCTCGGTGTTTGAGTCGCACGGATCAGGGCCGCAGGCCCGCGTCCTTGACCCCGTCGACGAATGCCATCCATTGTGGAGCGGTCACGACCAGGGAGGGGCCGCGCGGGTCTTTGGAGTCACGGATACCGACTGCGTGCAAAGCCAGAGCGACCTCGATGCACTGTGCGTTTTCGTTCAGGCTACGGCTGCTCTTGCGCCAGGTAGCGGTGGTCAGGAAATCACGGTTCATGTGGTCTCCCTGCCACGGGTTGGTGGGTGGCGTTGGTACCAGTCAAGCGTAGGTCACTTGGGTCTTGCGTTGAAGCAGGAGACATCGACGACATGGGGGGTACCACGTGCGCGGGGGCGAGGGTCGACCGAGCTGGGGCGTTGGACCGAGCGATAAGGACGTCGACCAGAAGTCGGCTAGCGCACCGGGTGGCCGCTGCGGCGCAGCGCGTCCTTGACCTCGCCCACCGTCAGCTCGCCGAAGTGGAAGACGCTGGCGGCGAGCACCGCGTCGGCACCGGCCCCGATCGCGGGCGGGAAGTGCGCCACCTCGCCGGCCCCACCGCTGGCCACGACCGGCACGTCCACCACGGCCCGCACCGCGCCGATCAGCTCCAGGTCGAAGCCCGCCTTGGTGCCGTCGGCGTCCATCGAGTTGAGCAGGATCTCCCCCGCGCCCAGCTCGGCCACCTGCCGTGCCCAGCGCACCGCGTCGAGGCCGGTGCCGCGCCGGCCGCCGTGGGTGGTGACCTCGAACCCGCTGGGTGTGCCGCCGGCCGGAGCACGGCGTACGTCGAGGGAGAGCACGAGCACCTGCCGGCCGAATCGGTCGGCGATCTCGGCGATCAGCTCCGGCCGCGCGATGGCGGCCGTGTTCACGCCTACCTTGTCGGCGCCCGCGCGCAGCAGCGTGTCGACGTCGCCGACCTGCCGGACCCCGCCGCCGACGGTAAGCGGAATGAAGACCGACTCGGCGGTGCGGCGCACCACGTCGAGCATGGTGCCCCGGTCGCTTGAGGAGGCGGTGACATCGAGGAAGGTCAGCTCGTCGGCGCCGGCCCTGTCGTACGCGGCGGCCAGCTCCACCGGGTCGCCGGCGTCGCGCAGGTCGAGGAAGTTGACCCCCTTGACGACGCGGCCGGCGTCCACGTCGAGACAGGGGATCACGCGCACCGCCACCGTCATGCCGTCACCCTATCCTCCGCACGTGCAACGGCGGCCGGCCCGACCCGGGCCGACCGCCGCGCACAACTAACCGATCACACGCGGACGAGCATCTTGCCCAGGTTCTCGCCGCGCAGCAGGCCGAGGAACGCCGCCGGGGCGTTCTCGATGCCGTCGACGACAGTCTCGTCGTAGGAGAGCGTGCCGTCGCGCAGCCAGCCCGCGACGTCGCGGACGAACGCGTCGCGCAGGTGGTTGTGGTCGCGGACCAGGAAGCCGCGCAGGGTGAGCCGCTTGCCGATGACCAGGGACAGGTTGCGGGGCGCGGCGGGCGGCTCGGTGTCGTTGTACTGGGCGATCATGCCGCAGATGGCGGCTCGGCCGTGCAGGTTCATGGCCGAGATCGCCGCCTCCAGGTGGTCGCCGCCCACGTTGTCGAAGTAGACGTCGACGCCGTCCGGGGCGGCGGCCCGCAGCGAATCGCCGACCGGCCCGTCGTGGTAGTCGAACGCGGCGTCGAAGCCCAGCGCCCGCAGCCGCTCGACCTTGGCGGCCGAGCCGGCGCTGCCGATGACCCGGCCCGCGCCCTTGAGCTTGGCGATCTGGCCCACCAGGCTGCCGACCGAGCCGGCCGCGGCGGAGACGAAGACCGTCTCGCCGGGCTTCATCGCGGCGACCTCCAGCAGACCGGCGTACGCGGTCAGTCCGGGCATGCCGAGCACGCTGAGGTACGCGCTTGCCGGCGCCAGGCTCGGGTCGACGCGCCGGGCGGCGCTGGCGTCGAGCACCGCGTACTCCCGCCAGCCCAGCCCGTGCAGCACGGTGTCGCCGACCGCGATGTCGGCCGACTCGCTGGCCACCACCTCACCGACCGCGGCCCCGTCGAGCGGGGCGTCGAGGGCGAACGGCGGCACGTACGACTTGACGTCGTTCATCCGTCCCCTCATGTACGGGTCGACGGACATGAACTGGTTGCGGACCACGATCTGGCCCGGTCCGGGCGTCGGGACGTCGGTCTCGACGAGCCGGAAGGTGTCCTCGGTGGGCCAGCCCTCGGGGCGGCTGGCCAGGTGGATCTCACGGTTGCTTGTCATCGGGTGGTCGTCCTCTCGTCCGCGGTCGGGGTCCAGGTCCGCGGGCGTCAGGCGGCCAGGGTCTCGCGGACGGTAAGCGCGACGTCGATGTTGCCGCGGGTGGCGTTGGAGTACGGGCAGACCTGGTGGGCCTGCTCGACGAGCTGCTCGGCGGCGTCGCGGGCGACGGCGGGCAGGT from Micromonospora lupini harbors:
- a CDS encoding helix-turn-helix domain-containing protein, which codes for MDAFGKLLRQHRESAGLSLRQLGAIIHFQYSHISQVERGDRRPTEALATACERALHAGGALVEAYRSERAGVTDLHRRTMLRAMTALAAAPAVAPLAGLEALRHGLGDAATPGHDEWEQIAADYGHGYYRQPRPALMAHLSADLTVLQHQIAADPGARRPGLLRAAARLSVIVALSLVASGQVLMGRRWWQTAHRIADQSEDTETRVLVRAWDVVNGCYDGRPPSAVVTLSDEVLPLLGRQATSAACGLLAGRAQALSLAGRHAEAVATVRQLVDLAPRLPSTIVSDVESLWGWPEHRVHHTESWVCTHAGRLADAEVAQDLALGLYPASQTRLRAQVQLHQAARLIRGGHIPDGLRHAADTLDALPAHLHNHSLHSVAAQVMDAVPTVERFRPAFTDLAERIRS
- a CDS encoding DUF397 domain-containing protein, which encodes MNRDFLTTATWRKSSRSLNENAQCIEVALALHAVGIRDSKDPRGPSLVVTAPQWMAFVDGVKDAGLRP
- the hisF gene encoding imidazole glycerol phosphate synthase subunit HisF is translated as MTVAVRVIPCLDVDAGRVVKGVNFLDLRDAGDPVELAAAYDRAGADELTFLDVTASSSDRGTMLDVVRRTAESVFIPLTVGGGVRQVGDVDTLLRAGADKVGVNTAAIARPELIAEIADRFGRQVLVLSLDVRRAPAGGTPSGFEVTTHGGRRGTGLDAVRWARQVAELGAGEILLNSMDADGTKAGFDLELIGAVRAVVDVPVVASGGAGEVAHFPPAIGAGADAVLAASVFHFGELTVGEVKDALRRSGHPVR
- a CDS encoding NADP-dependent oxidoreductase; protein product: MTSNREIHLASRPEGWPTEDTFRLVETDVPTPGPGQIVVRNQFMSVDPYMRGRMNDVKSYVPPFALDAPLDGAAVGEVVASESADIAVGDTVLHGLGWREYAVLDASAARRVDPSLAPASAYLSVLGMPGLTAYAGLLEVAAMKPGETVFVSAAAGSVGSLVGQIAKLKGAGRVIGSAGSAAKVERLRALGFDAAFDYHDGPVGDSLRAAAPDGVDVYFDNVGGDHLEAAISAMNLHGRAAICGMIAQYNDTEPPAAPRNLSLVIGKRLTLRGFLVRDHNHLRDAFVRDVAGWLRDGTLSYDETVVDGIENAPAAFLGLLRGENLGKMLVRV